GCCGCGCCTCCGGGGCTAAGAATCGCGGCCGTCACCGTCGTCCTCGACGAAAACCCGATGCCTGTTTCAGCCGTCATCCGGTTGGCCGAGCCCATGCCGCGTTTTCGCTTCGAAGCGACCTTGCGCTTCAACGGCCCCACGCCGGTCCATGTCGTGGCCGAAACCGCCGACGGTAAGCTTTTCATGACCGAAGGCTTCGTCAAGACCATGGGTCAGGGGGCGTGCGCTGCGCCGCCCGGAACCAACCCCGAAGACGCGCTCGCCGGCCTGGGCGAGATGACGATCGGCATCGGGAATTCAAGTCGTGCCGCCGGCACCCTTGCCGATCTCTCCGCCGGGCAGATGGAGATGAGCCTGTCGATCGACCACCCGAGCCATTCTGGCATGCAGATGGACCAGATTACGCTTCTCTTCATCCCGATGCGCTACGTGGAAAACGTCACAGTCGAGCTCGACGGCGAACCCTATGCCGAGGTCACGGGCTCCATCTCACTGTCGGAAAACCCCGAACTCACGCTGTCGATCCCGGCCCGGACGCGTGGCATCGACGTCACGATGACCGACACAGACGGCACCGTGGCCCATGCAAGCCGGAAGCTGGCAGATTACTGATGCCTGCATCACTGCATCAACCCCCTGAAAGAAGTGCGGGCCGCGCCACCCCGTGGGGGCAGGCCGGCGCAGCCCGCTGTGCCGCCGGGCGGTGGGGGTCGATCAAGGCCATTAGGGCCTCGGCGGTTCCGGCTCCGGCGACAATTCCTCAAGCGGATAGTCCATGAACTCCCACCCGTCGGTGCCTTCGGGGTACCAGTAGACTGTCGAATAGCCGTACTGCAGCGCCCGCTTTGCGGCATTCCAGCTCATCCAGCACTCGTCGAGGCAAAATATCAGGATCGGGTTGGACCTGTCTCCGTCGGTGGCTTTGGATAGACCGGCGCGAAAGTACGCGTCCGTCAGTTCGGCGATCTGGCCGTAGCCCACGTTTGGCAGCCACAGTGCGCCGGGGATCGAAAGGCGCGGCTTCTCGTGCCAGATCGTGCCTTCGGGCAGCTTGTCGGGCTTGGGCGCACGCGGTAGCACGTCGATGAATGCAGCCCCGCGCGCGCTCCAAAGCGCGTGCGCCTCTTCTGAGGAGACCACGGTGCCGCCTGCGAGCGTCGAGGGAACAGGCGCGCGGTAAGCGTCCTCGCGAAACCCCTCGGGTTCTGGCGCGTCCGCCACGACCGAAACGGGCATCAGCGCCAGCGCGAAGGCGACGGTCCGGATCATTCGGCGACATCCTTCAGCTCCGTCCCCATATCGGTCAGAAGCGGAACGCCCGCATCCGCGAGGATCGCATCGATCCTGTCCTGATTGCGGCGGATCAGCGAATTCAGCCGCCGCGTCCACGCCTTCTCGCCCTGCCGGACTCCCATTGTGATGCGGTAGAACAAGCGCGGCTGGCCCGGCTCTTTCATCAGCGGCGTGACCTTCAGGTCGGGATGACTGGCCTTCACCAATGGCCCGCCGATCGGTCCCCAAAGGATCGCGGCGTCGATCGTGCCGGCTTCCAGGTCGGCCAGCATATCGCCCGACGGGTCCTGATAACGCCGGTCGACGAACAGCTCATAGCCCTTCGCCCCCGCTATCAATCCGTTGCGAACTAGATGCGTGGCCGGCGCGCTGCCGGCGATGACGCCGAGGCGTTTGCCTTTGAGCGCAGGATCGGACAGCGCCGTGACCCCAGCGAGCGGCCCGTCCGCCTCGGCAATCAGGACATAGGCCGAGGTGTAGTAGTGATTGGTGTTGAGCACGAGCTCGTCACCCTGGGCGTAGCCGATCACCACGTCGCATTCATTCGCCGCGAGCGTGCGGCGGATGAAGCCCGTGGCCATCGGAAACCAGGTGTATTTCACCGGCAAGCCAAGCTCTCCGGCAAACAGCTCTGCGATCCGATTTTCGAATCCGCTCCCGTCTTCAACCGACAGCGGCCGGTTGGCCGGATCCGCGCAGACCCGAAATGCGGCGTCGGAGACGAGGTCAGAGGTCTCTTGCGCGTCGGCCGGGACGGCCGTGCTCGACATGACTGCCGTTACGACAAACGCGGTGACATGCGCGCGCCTGTGCGGGATCTCACGTCCCCAAGCAGGCGTTCTCGGCTTCGCGGATCGCATCTGACTTGTCTTCCTTCTTGGGCGGGCGTCCGCGCGGCAACGCGCCGGTTCCGCGCGCCTTGAGATAGGTGTAGATGTCGTCGAGGTAGCACATCACGTTCGGATTGGTGCCGAAGGCCGGCATGACCGATTGCTGCGATGCGCTGACCCTTTCGCGCCCGTTTGTCACGACATCGACGAAGTCGTAGTAGTCCATCGTCACCGCCGGGCCCTTCAACGCCGGCGCATAGCTGCCCCCCTCGCCCTCCGGGCCGTGACAGACATGGCATTCGGAGTGGTAGCGGCGGAAGCCCGAATAGGTCAGCCAGTCGACCGTCCCGTCCTCAGCGATGTTGTAGGTGGGCACGCCGTCCTCGGTATAGTAGCGCCCGTCCTCCTCGTAGCCGACGGCGACGTTGTCGGGCGCCGTGTCCGTCTGGGCGACCGCCGTTGCGGCCGGAATGCCCGACACCGCCAGGATAGCGAGCGGCAGGGCCCTGATCATCCGTGTCATATGCTCTTCGGTTCCCTTGACCCATGGATGGGCCGGCGCGCCCCAGAGCGCCGGCCCGTTTCGCGAGTGTGGCCGCTCAGTCAGGCAGCGTGAACACGGTCATGACACCGCCAAGCGCGGTGTAGTCGCTCAGCGCCGCATAGCCGCCGACCGCCCCGAGCCCGTCGGTCGGGTTCGTCAGACCCGCCGCGAGACCGATACCGGCCCAGCCGCCGACGCCCGACAGGATCGCGACATGCTGCTTGCCGCCATGCGTGTAGGTCATCACGTTGCCGATGATGCCGGACGGCGTCTTGAACTTGTAAAGCTCCTCCCCGGTCTCGGCGCTCACCGCCTTCAGATAGCCCTCCAGCGTACCATAGAAGACGACATCCCCCGCCGTCGCCAGCGCCCCCGACCAGACCGAGAACTTCTCCGGCAGGGACCACTTGATCTCGCCCGCGATATTGTCCCAAGCGATGAAGTTGCCCATGCCGCCATGGCTGTCGGCCGGCGGATACATCGACAGCGTCGCGCCCACATAGGGCTGACCGGCCGTGTAGCTGACGCGGAACGGCTCATAGTCCATGCAGACGTGGTTCGTCGGCACATAGAACAGCTCGGTCTTCGGGCTGTAGGCCGCCGGCTGCTGGTCCTTGGTGCCAAGCGCCGCCGGGCAGATGCCGACCGAGTTCGTGTCCTCGCCGTTCTGCTCGGTCGAGTACTCGGCCACGACCGCCGGACGTCCGTAGGTCTCCGAGGCCGGGTCCATGTCGACGCCGGTCGTCCAGTTGACCGTCGGATCGTACTTTTCGGCCACGAGCAGTTCACCCGACACCCGGTCGAGCGTATAGGCCAGCCCGTTCCGGTCGAAATGGGTCAGGAGCTTGCGCGCCTCGCCATTCACCTCCTGCTCGGTCAGGATCATCTCGTTGATCCCGTCATAGTCCCACTCGTCATGCGGCGTCATCTGGTAGACCCACTTCGCCATGCCGGTATCGACATCGCGGGCGAAGATCGCCATCGACCAGGCGTTGTCGCCCGGGCGCTGCGCCGGGTTCCAGGTCGAAGGGTTGCCGGTCCCATAGTAGAACAGGTTCTCGTCGGCATCGTAGCTGTACCAGCCCCAGGTGGTGCCGCCGCCGATCTCCCACTGATCGCCTTCCCAGCTGGCGGTGCCGGAATCCACGCCAACCGGCTTGCCGAGATGGGTGGTGTTCTCCGGATCCATCAGCGTGTCCGCATCCGGGCCCATCGAATAGGCGCGCCAGGCGAGCGAACCGTCGGCCAGGTTGTACGCCGTGACCGAGCCGCGCACACCGAACTCGCCGCCCGAGATGCCGACGATCACCTTGTCCTTCACCGGAAGCACGGTGGCGGTGTTGGTCTCGCCTTTCGCCGGATCGCCGTTCTTCACCGACCAGGCGACCTCGCCGGTCTCGGCATTCAGCGCCACGACCGTCGTG
This genomic window from Defluviimonas aquaemixtae contains:
- a CDS encoding PQQ-dependent catabolism-associated CXXCW motif protein, with protein sequence MIRTVAFALALMPVSVVADAPEPEGFREDAYRAPVPSTLAGGTVVSSEEAHALWSARGAAFIDVLPRAPKPDKLPEGTIWHEKPRLSIPGALWLPNVGYGQIAELTDAYFRAGLSKATDGDRSNPILIFCLDECWMSWNAAKRALQYGYSTVYWYPEGTDGWEFMDYPLEELSPEPEPPRP
- a CDS encoding substrate-binding domain-containing protein — its product is MSSTAVPADAQETSDLVSDAAFRVCADPANRPLSVEDGSGFENRIAELFAGELGLPVKYTWFPMATGFIRRTLAANECDVVIGYAQGDELVLNTNHYYTSAYVLIAEADGPLAGVTALSDPALKGKRLGVIAGSAPATHLVRNGLIAGAKGYELFVDRRYQDPSGDMLADLEAGTIDAAILWGPIGGPLVKASHPDLKVTPLMKEPGQPRLFYRITMGVRQGEKAWTRRLNSLIRRNQDRIDAILADAGVPLLTDMGTELKDVAE
- a CDS encoding quinoprotein dehydrogenase-associated SoxYZ-like carrier codes for the protein MNGGKMNYMRALATILLLALAPPAFADESSWPDIRAALYGERVLQSGDNVVALDAPYRSANDSRTIIGVSLAAPPGLRIAAVTVVLDENPMPVSAVIRLAEPMPRFRFEATLRFNGPTPVHVVAETADGKLFMTEGFVKTMGQGACAAPPGTNPEDALAGLGEMTIGIGNSSRAAGTLADLSAGQMEMSLSIDHPSHSGMQMDQITLLFIPMRYVENVTVELDGEPYAEVTGSISLSENPELTLSIPARTRGIDVTMTDTDGTVAHASRKLADY
- a CDS encoding methanol/ethanol family PQQ-dependent dehydrogenase produces the protein MKRLLILTTAMTLGGTVAAQANADLQALIDDPNQWVIQTGDYANTRYSELDQINKDNVGDLQVAWTFSTGVLRGHEGSPLVIGDVMYVHTPFPNTVYALDLNEDGKVIWKYEPKQDPSVIPVMCCDTVNRGVAYADGKIILHQADTTVVALNAETGEVAWSVKNGDPAKGETNTATVLPVKDKVIVGISGGEFGVRGSVTAYNLADGSLAWRAYSMGPDADTLMDPENTTHLGKPVGVDSGTASWEGDQWEIGGGTTWGWYSYDADENLFYYGTGNPSTWNPAQRPGDNAWSMAIFARDVDTGMAKWVYQMTPHDEWDYDGINEMILTEQEVNGEARKLLTHFDRNGLAYTLDRVSGELLVAEKYDPTVNWTTGVDMDPASETYGRPAVVAEYSTEQNGEDTNSVGICPAALGTKDQQPAAYSPKTELFYVPTNHVCMDYEPFRVSYTAGQPYVGATLSMYPPADSHGGMGNFIAWDNIAGEIKWSLPEKFSVWSGALATAGDVVFYGTLEGYLKAVSAETGEELYKFKTPSGIIGNVMTYTHGGKQHVAILSGVGGWAGIGLAAGLTNPTDGLGAVGGYAALSDYTALGGVMTVFTLPD
- a CDS encoding c-type cytochrome, methanol metabolism-related; this encodes MTRMIRALPLAILAVSGIPAATAVAQTDTAPDNVAVGYEEDGRYYTEDGVPTYNIAEDGTVDWLTYSGFRRYHSECHVCHGPEGEGGSYAPALKGPAVTMDYYDFVDVVTNGRERVSASQQSVMPAFGTNPNVMCYLDDIYTYLKARGTGALPRGRPPKKEDKSDAIREAENACLGT